CGCGACCCTCGTGGGAGATAACCAAACTatttgaccaattggacacaACCGTAGAGTACGTATTTGACACTAGAGAGTATGTGCAACAATCACTTCGTTATAGAATCCGGATTCGTGAAAATAagattatatacatatatgacaCAAGTCTGCCTTGACAGTTTGACTATTCCATCTGGTTGATCGacacaaatttatttctcattactATATTTatgtggaaatgaaaatttggacGGAACAACATCCTTTCGTCCGATTATACAAAATCCATTGATCACGTAAACATTGTAGAACGCTAATAAACTGTGAATTCACACCGGCTATTGACTAATATCACCCAACCTGACCTAACCTAGCTTTTATTTGTCAGCTGAGTTGAAAGCTGTCAAACGGCAATTCCCGATCCATAAATTAAGGCTCTGATCAATTGAATTTCGTTGCACGTCGTTGTACAATGATCACCGCTAAGGTAGGTAGAAACTCGGAAGTTAAAACTTCTCGCAATAAATTAGCAGCgcggaataattatgaattgaCTAATTTTGACTCGTCGAATTTATGTCTATCTTGTAGATGTTCCATTCGCGTTTTCACGAGTATGAATGAAATACActgagtgaaaaagaaaagaaacacaaCAAGAGTAACTTCTCTGTAATCCGTATAAGGTTATCCAAAATGTGCATGTGTACCTAGCAAAACCAAAGAAATATGATATTTGACGATTGATGTAAGCCTTGAACATTCATGTAATTAACCTTCCACTTTCTATGTCTTCAGGTCACATTTGGTTGTTGCTTGATGGTAGCGTTGGTATAAATGCGGTCTGCAGTCAGTGTAATTCTGTCGAGTTCGGTGCCTGACAACAAGATGTCTCAGCCCGACTATGAGCAGACAGCTCACGACCACGCAGCACTGTTGTTGCTATTGAAGCCAATTGGCACACAAACGAAGCAGAAGACAGTAACAAAAATAGGAGAGAGAATTATAAAGAGTGGAAGTAGATTCACAGTGCTTGATTCTACCGGTATAACGCGTGAAATTCTTGCCAGATTTGTAAGGGAACATCCAGTTGAAAATAACGATTGGAGTGAATTTCAAACGCACAGAAGACTCCTAGGCCTGATTACGATAGGAAAATATGACAGCCAAACAGAGCTCGATGAGCTCTGTAGACTGCATGAAACTTTGAAAGTGAAATATAGCGCGACCCTCTACGATTCCAGAGCAATTCTTTTTGGACCAGTTGAATCTGAGAATTTAAATGAACCACCGAAACCATTTACGACTCCTTCAAATTTTAAGACAAGGGCGCTGTTCTACGCAGATGAAACTTGCCCAGACCTTGAAGCTCAAATTGCTGAATGTCTAAACTCTCTGTTTTGGATCCTAGAATCTAAAAGACTTGAACGATCCAGGGAAAAAGTTGACCGTGTTCCTTTGCTACTTGCACCGTTTGAAAAGAAGGATTTCATTGGTTTGGACCTTGACTCGGGTACCATGAGAAAGAGGTGCGTCGGACGAATGACCAAACACTTGGGAGATCTTTGCCTCCAGGCCGGCTTACCTGCCGATGCTTTAAACCATTACAATTCTGCTGCTAATACTCTGCAAGCTgttaaggattggctctggcTCGGCGCTGCATTTGAGGGGTTGTGTGCTGCTTCTGTTCTAGTCTTATATCCAAATATGTGCCGGAGTCTTCCCTTACAGAGAAATTCGTCCTTGCAGGAAGGTAGTCCAGGGAAACAAAGGTAAATATAAGTTTTAAAAGTTGTTGAATTGAAAAGTAAGTCTGCAAGGTAATCAAGAATTCCCATTTTCATCTGCAGAAGGGAGTCTCAGGCCTTGAATACTTTGCCACCTTCTCCTAATATAGAGGCGATCAAGGCTGAGATGCCGCAAATTTTACCGCCTgaagaaattgcaaaaaaatatcgagaagCCATAGTTCACTACAGCAAACACAAAAACGCAGGGGTAATTGAGACGGAAGCAAGTTTCAAGGCGACAAGAATTTCTATAGAACAAAACTGCACTTTGCAGGCAGCTTCTTTTCTCAATAATGTTGTATTCATCAATTTGAACATTAGCGAGCATGAAAAAGTAAGCAAATTCAGTTTTCCACTCATTGCATGTTTTTGAGATAGTGCTGAATACGTTGGAAATATTCTGTTCCAGATTGAACGTTTCACTACATTGTCAGAACTGTTCACTGCCTTTGGCTTCACGCGCAAAGCCTCTTTCTGTTTACGTCTAGCTGCTACGAGGCATGTTTCTCAAAATAATCCAAATCCTGATTGGCAGCAGTGTTATAATCTAATGTTGCAAGCGGCACCTGGGCTGAAGCTTAGTCTTGATCCAGTGGAAATGCCTTCTGGTGAGGTTGCGAACAACTTTTCACCAAATTGAACCGCCAACAACTGGAAGTATAAACGACTCACTATTAACTAATTCTCCGGTTTTTCAAGATGGCTTGCGGGGTTGGCCTACTTTACAAATTCAGCTCATACAAGAGCTGGTCGTTGCCGCTAAGCGAATGGGTAATCCAGCTCTCGCCACTCGGCACATGACATTCTTGCTCCAGACTATGTATGATCATATGAGCCCTACAGAACGCAAGGAATCAGCTTTACAACTTCAAGCTGTGTCGCAGCAATGTGAAGGTGCACCAGTGCCCCTTGTATGTTGTTCTTTTTCATGTACTGCCAAGTATGGTTAAGTTATAAAACAATTAGTGTTCATTATAAAAGTGATTGCGTTGTTACTTACTACGATATGTCACATGTATTTTTCCTGTGCAGGTGTTAGATTCAGGGATGGTCATACCACCAGCTAACTTAACAAACATTCCAAAAACTAAATCATTCACTTTGAAGAATCTTCAACCACATCTTCAGCCACAAAAAATAGAGAGAATCAAAGAAGATCACGGCCCCTTTTTATTTACTCCTATTAATTTCGGGTCTTTGGAAAGgaaaaatactttgaaaagtaaaatgggtgagaattttatcattgttttTTGAATTAATATATAACAGCAAATCGAAGTTGCAAAATTTCCAACTTTAACTCACTATTCTATATGATAAAGCTGAAATATTCCATCATAGACTATCTTTGGGTGGAAGGAGATATTTGCGAAGTATCTATGCAGCTCATAAACCCATTACCGTTTGAGCTTCACGTTTCGAATATGCGACTACTTACGAATGGAATAGTGTTCGAATCGATACCAGAAACAATCACCTTGGCTGCTGAGTCTGGCCCAATGGCTGTGACACTGGCAGGAACGCCTAAGGAAGTTGGTGACCTGGAGATACTCGGCTTTAGCACACATACTTTAGGCGTGAAATCCAATTGCAGATTAAGACACATGGAGAGAATGCCTCACCCACAATATTCTGTTGAAGTTGTGCCTGCCCTGCCGAAAATCGATGTCTCTACAAGCTTGCCGCAGACGGCTAGTTTCAGCTCTGGTGAAAACATAGTTACTAGTGCAAGCATCTCGCTCTATGGTGGTGAAAGGTAAGCAAAATTCCAAGgcataatataatttacaaaaatcagATCGCAACCCGACACGAGATATAATAACgcgagaattttatttcagcgcAGAATTTACAGTCACTTTGACAAACGTAGGTGTGATTCCTATCGAGATGATAGAAGTATCTGTGCAATCTGCTCTCGACACGTTAACAGAGGGTAAAATCTTCAAATGgagtgaagaaaatttaaaaacacaGCTGCCGCTTCTCCCTGGGACGAGTGCCAGTTTCACTATTTATTTGTATGCCGTTGCTGACTTTATATCACCTGTATCTCGAAATGGTAAGTCGTTTTTGAAACAACTTGGATACatatattttcgtaatttaaTATATTCGTTGTATTCGGATTTTAGATATGAGCAGTGGCGCTTATTTGAGTCAGCCGAGTAGCTTGATGTCGCAATCTGGTCCAAGTTCTTTACCTTCCAGATTGAGCTCACCTTCTCATCACACGAAAAGGCAGTCGGAACTAACTTCTTCTTTTCGATCTGGCCTCAGCTCTCATTCTGGACATTCGTCACTGGCCAGCACACGTTTATCCAAACTAGCCGTACCACTCCATGCTTCCAATATAATCGAAGGtcagttgaaaatcaaatattcaGGGGGAGGCGGACTGACTGCTGGATACTGTCGGATATCTTCAGTCTATGTTACCATTGAAATGCTACCCAGTGTGCAGATTACTAGTTGGGATGTACTTCCTGCTGAAACGTGAGTCTCTTATACATTGGCTTATAATTAACTTCCTTGACTACATTCATTGTTTTAGAAACAACTCTccgagtatatgtatatatatttaaaattcagCATGACTAACAAATAAGGAAACTTTGATTCATTCTAGGCCCACACAATTCTATCTTGTGTTAGATGTAACAAACATGACAAACCATGAAATGGAATTACATTATACCCAGAGTAAATGTATCTATATGGAAGGAAGAGAACCTTGTCGTATTCCAGTTCCTGTAAATCGATGCCCATTGAATAAGCTGTCTTCGGTAATTTATGATATTTCCAaatgattcaattattttttacaacaaacgAAACATCTATTGacctttttcccttttttgtAACAGCAAAAGGAAATCAGTGATGCCGAGCTCGAAAAAGTCTGTTCAGAACATATAGCTTCTCTGGTTGACTTGAAGTGGCAATTACTGGGTACAGAAACAACAGGCAAAGCAACGCTTGCAGGCATTACACTGACTCAAGATATGTTAGATCTTGTTAGAATGAGTCCGTTACAATGGGGTATGCAAAAGAAGCAGAGAGTAAACTTTAGAAAAATAGAACCTTgcattatatataaaaatagttttagCTCTACTGAAAATAACCAGAACTTGTATCATTATCTTGCAGAAATAACCATTAATGATTCAGCAGTCAAAGCTCAAGAGGAGTTAACGTGTGGTTTAGGCGAATGCATCAGTGTAGGAATTGGCGTATGCAATGCTCTCGAAAGACCGCTCAGAGATTTAATACTCTCAATTAATTTCTATCAAGACCATCACAATGGCGTAAACAATTATAGATTGGATACCAGATTGTCGACAGCTGGGGCTAATAAAGTAATGTTACCAATGGTATGTATCATTTAAGATCTTTATGTAACTTTTCCTCACTGAAAAATCTCCAGAAATACTAAATACGTTTTTACAGCTCGAGGAACATGGCCGAGCTCATCACGAATGTCGAGTAGTATTTTTCACAGCAGGCCAGTACAAAGTAGACATTCAATGCAGTAGCAGCGAGTCAACTCCTAGTACACCGACATTGTGTTCCGAACTTATGAATGCTGGTCATACGTGGCGGTACATACCGCCTATTGAAATAACTGTCGACGGTTGCTGAtctcgaaagaaaaatcattcacTACGAGTGGGAGACATCTTGCGATAAtaactatttaaaaaaaaaaaagtatacaaCGGACTGAATGAGAATTATAAGTTTGTGTCCATGACAAAAGAGTGTAAAAAGGCAGAGATTGTACTCAAATGCTTTATTGAAGTAAAAAGAATAtggtataaaatattgttattaatatacAGTCTACGAATATTGTGATACTTTGaagaatgtaataaaatagcTGAACATCATCCACAACTGCCTTAATTAAccatgttgaagttagtaCCGTTATCGTATTAATTATCGTTAGTTATTGGCATGGGTCAAAATTAACAACATAAATTTTAATAGGTATTGTCATGGTGCCTTATTGATTTACTGCAATTAATATAGCAActacgtttattattattgattttatatGATTTTATGATTTGTAAATTAGGTATAGATATGAGTATGGTAGAGACATGTTCTTGTTCCCATCAGTAAATTGTCTTAAAACGGCAAAGTTCAATTTGCTCAAGAAGTTCTAGATAGATCGAATCTTGGATTTCAAAAGAACAGTATgtgtaattcaatttcagtCCTCCATGTTATCTTAATAGTGTTATCATTTGGTAACTAGTTCTCAGAATCTTTGTGCACACAACCCAAAGTGATAGTAACATAGATGATTCTtcctaattttcaaatatcat
The Neodiprion fabricii isolate iyNeoFabr1 chromosome 1, iyNeoFabr1.1, whole genome shotgun sequence DNA segment above includes these coding regions:
- the LOC124188102 gene encoding protein brunelleschi — encoded protein: MRSAVSVILSSSVPDNKMSQPDYEQTAHDHAALLLLLKPIGTQTKQKTVTKIGERIIKSGSRFTVLDSTGITREILARFVREHPVENNDWSEFQTHRRLLGLITIGKYDSQTELDELCRLHETLKVKYSATLYDSRAILFGPVESENLNEPPKPFTTPSNFKTRALFYADETCPDLEAQIAECLNSLFWILESKRLERSREKVDRVPLLLAPFEKKDFIGLDLDSGTMRKRCVGRMTKHLGDLCLQAGLPADALNHYNSAANTLQAVKDWLWLGAAFEGLCAASVLVLYPNMCRSLPLQRNSSLQEGSPGKQRRESQALNTLPPSPNIEAIKAEMPQILPPEEIAKKYREAIVHYSKHKNAGVIETEASFKATRISIEQNCTLQAASFLNNVVFINLNISEHEKIERFTTLSELFTAFGFTRKASFCLRLAATRHVSQNNPNPDWQQCYNLMLQAAPGLKLSLDPVEMPSDGLRGWPTLQIQLIQELVVAAKRMGNPALATRHMTFLLQTMYDHMSPTERKESALQLQAVSQQCEGAPVPLVLDSGMVIPPANLTNIPKTKSFTLKNLQPHLQPQKIERIKEDHGPFLFTPINFGSLERKNTLKSKMDYLWVEGDICEVSMQLINPLPFELHVSNMRLLTNGIVFESIPETITLAAESGPMAVTLAGTPKEVGDLEILGFSTHTLGVKSNCRLRHMERMPHPQYSVEVVPALPKIDVSTSLPQTASFSSGENIVTSASISLYGGESAEFTVTLTNVGVIPIEMIEVSVQSALDTLTEGKIFKWSEENLKTQLPLLPGTSASFTIYLYAVADFISPVSRNDMSSGAYLSQPSSLMSQSGPSSLPSRLSSPSHHTKRQSELTSSFRSGLSSHSGHSSLASTRLSKLAVPLHASNIIEGQLKIKYSGGGGLTAGYCRISSVYVTIEMLPSVQITSWDVLPAETPTQFYLVLDVTNMTNHEMELHYTQSKCIYMEGREPCRIPVPVNRCPLNKLSSQKEISDAELEKVCSEHIASLVDLKWQLLGTETTGKATLAGITLTQDMLDLVRMSPLQWEITINDSAVKAQEELTCGLGECISVGIGVCNALERPLRDLILSINFYQDHHNGVNNYRLDTRLSTAGANKVMLPMLEEHGRAHHECRVVFFTAGQYKVDIQCSSSESTPSTPTLCSELMNAGHTWRYIPPIEITVDGC